The genomic segment CCCCGTTCACCGGTGCCTGGGCCGACATTCAGCTCGCGCTGACGAACGTGGCCGTGCAGACCCTGCCCGATCTGACCAAGGGCCCGATCAACACCGGGCAGCTCGACTCGCGCATCGCCGACGCGCAGAAAGCCGCGCAGAGTTCGCTGGACAGGGCCAAGTAAATGGCCACCCTCGCGCCGCCCGAACAGAAAGCGCCACCCGAGCGCGTACGCCGCCGCAAAGGGGTGACGGAGCAGCAGCGCCCGCTGTGGCTGCTCACCCCCGGCGGGGTGCTGATGACCGTGGTCATCGTTCTGCCGCTGGTTCTGGCCCTGTGGATCTCGCTGATCGACCTCGACCAGTACACGTTGCGCCGCTGGGTCGAGGCGCCGTTCATCGGGCTGGACAACTTCGTCGAGTCGTTCAGCTCGGGCCTGCTCAACTCGATCTGGATCAGTGTCTCGTTCGCCGTCATCTCGACGATCGCCACGGTTCCCATCGGCATCGCGGCGGCGCTGGTCACGCAGAACAAGTATCGCGGCCGTGCGCTGGTGCGGGCGGTGTTCCTGATCCCGTACGTCCTTCCGTCGTTCGTCGTCGCGTCGGTGTGGCGCACGATGTTGCAGCCGGACGGCATCGTCAACGCCTGGCTGGCCAAAGTGGGCATCGACGGCGGACTGTGGCTCAGCGGCCCCACCTCGTACTGGACCCTGATCCTGGTCGAGATCTGGGCGGCGTGGCCGTTCATCTATCTCATGTCGCTGGCGGCCCTGCAGTCGGTCGACCACGAGGTGCACGAGGCGTCGGCGGTCGACGGGGTGACGTGGTGGCCCAAGCTGCGCCGGGTGATCCTGCCCTACCTGCGCGGGCCCGTGCTGCTGGCCTGTCTGCTCGCGACGCTCAACCACATCAACAACTTCACGTTGCCGTTCGTCCTGTTCGGGGCGCCCGCCCCGGAGGACGTCAACGTGATGCCGATGATCGTCTACGTCACCAGCTTCCAGAGCCTGCGGTTC from the Paractinoplanes abujensis genome contains:
- a CDS encoding carbohydrate ABC transporter permease: MATLAPPEQKAPPERVRRRKGVTEQQRPLWLLTPGGVLMTVVIVLPLVLALWISLIDLDQYTLRRWVEAPFIGLDNFVESFSSGLLNSIWISVSFAVISTIATVPIGIAAALVTQNKYRGRALVRAVFLIPYVLPSFVVASVWRTMLQPDGIVNAWLAKVGIDGGLWLSGPTSYWTLILVEIWAAWPFIYLMSLAALQSVDHEVHEASAVDGVTWWPKLRRVILPYLRGPVLLACLLATLNHINNFTLPFVLFGAPAPEDVNVMPMIVYVTSFQSLRFGLSAAMAVLSLVLIAIPLFVYLRAVRLDVHEEGGRK